The genomic DNA CTCCTCGCATCGAGAAGATCCTCGGCATGGCGATGCTGCTCGACCGGATCGAAACGGCGCACGACCTCGACGAGGCGGTGGCGCGGCTCGAGCGGCTCATCGGAACCGAGGGGACCGGAGCCTGAGCATCGGAAGAGTTGCGCGAGCCGGGGTGTCCATTCCGCAGGCGGCCCGGTTTCTCGAGCCTGCCAGTCGGGGGAGCCCATCGCTGCCGCTGGCCGGCGCACGGAGACGATCCGGCGGGCGACGGCCTCCGGGTGCGACCGCGGCGGGTGCCACGTGCGGACTTCGGGTGCACGGCGGAACCCGATCGCTCGGCAGCCATCTCGAACGGCGGAGATCCGGCCTCGGAAGAACGATCGGCACAGCCATCTCCTGATTCCTCACGCGGAGCTTCGCCGAACGACTATCAATACGAGGTTGAAAGGGGTGCGGATGGGAGCTGCGCACGGATCGGCGGGCGATGAACGCATCCCGGCTCTTGGATCGTCGGTCAGGGAGGGGGAAACGACCACACTCCGGTCCTTCGCGTGAGGGTCCGGGGTTCGACGGTCGGGCGAGGCCGCGTCCCGACGGACCGCCGGGGAAGCGGCGGGCGCGGGCCGATCGGCCCTGCAGGAGCCGGCTCGTTCCGAAAGCCGGATCTCGTAGGGACCATGGCGGCGCCCGCCGCCCTCGGCACCCAGCCGAAGGCGGTCCCGCCCGACGCCCGCGCCGATCCGAGCGGCTGGAAGAGACACCTTCCGTGGGCCCACCGGGGCGGGGTTGCAGGCGGTCCCGGTACCGTCGTATTTCTTTCCTGCCAGTATTTGGGAAGAGGAGGTTCACCGGTGGGAGGGGGGAGAAGGTCCGCCCGGACGGGTTCGCTCGGGCCGGACGTGGCGGGATTTCGTTCAGGCGACCCGGCCGCAATCGTCAGCGCCCGAGCGATCGCCGAACGGGTGATCGGGAGGAGCGGTTACTTCGTTCCACCCGAAGACCGGCTCGAGATCCTGCAGGACATCTTCCTGGCGCTCTACCAGGCCGTCTCCTCCCCGCGATTCCGCATCCATTCCTCGTTCGGCGCCTTCGTCCGTTGCGTCGCCCACCGCCGGTGCGTCGATTGGGTGCGGCAACAGCGGCGGAACGATTCCGCGCGCGATCCGGCATCCGGCGCCGAGGACCCACCCGCGCCTGCGACCACGGCGGAAGAACGCCTGCACGACGTCGAACGAAAGCGCCTGGCCCGGTCGGTTCTGAACCGGCTGCGAGCCTCCTGCCGCGAGCTGCTGATCGCCTGGATGAACGACGTGCCCTACAGCGCCATCTCGCTCAAGGACGGCCGCAGCGAGGAAGCGCTCCGCCAGCAGGTGCAGCAGTGCCTGAAGGAAGCACGGCGTCTGGTGTCTCCGCGCTACGGCCGTCCGCGAGGGTCGCGCGCGACTCCACCGCCGCCGCGCGGACCGCGTGGAGCGGCGTCGGCCGGCCCCGCGGCGCGAGGAGGTCCCGATGGACCATGACCAGGTGATCGACCTTCTCCCCAGCTACGTCAAGCGCACCCTTCCGCCGCCGCTCCGGCGCGAGGTGGAGCATCACCTGGAGCGATGCGCCGAGTGCCGGGGAGCGCGGGACGTTGCGGAAGCGCTGCGGGAGATCGCGGAGGAGGGGGGTGACGACGACAAGCACCCGTCCTCGGCGGAGATCGTCGCCTTCGCGACCGGTGACGCGTCGCT from Acidobacteriota bacterium includes the following:
- a CDS encoding sigma-70 family RNA polymerase sigma factor is translated as MAAPAALGTQPKAVPPDARADPSGWKRHLPWAHRGGVAGGPGTVVFLSCQYLGRGGSPVGGGRRSARTGSLGPDVAGFRSGDPAAIVSARAIAERVIGRSGYFVPPEDRLEILQDIFLALYQAVSSPRFRIHSSFGAFVRCVAHRRCVDWVRQQRRNDSARDPASGAEDPPAPATTAEERLHDVERKRLARSVLNRLRASCRELLIAWMNDVPYSAISLKDGRSEEALRQQVQQCLKEARRLVSPRYGRPRGSRATPPPPRGPRGAASAGPAARGGPDGP